A single genomic interval of Helianthus annuus cultivar XRQ/B chromosome 6, HanXRQr2.0-SUNRISE, whole genome shotgun sequence harbors:
- the LOC118479544 gene encoding F-box/kelch-repeat protein At3g23880-like, which produces MPEIPIDLFMFEILPNLTARDVGRYKLVCKEWCSFLSTVFFARLHCRQMPSLTKMQFVLITGGIHRPLRTLSYGLANISLTEIVKMPFKTRAEYMMILGSLHGMLCVCLSNTCQLLIWNPLTNAYRNLSIPKKYGFFKVNFDAVGFYVDYLKDYNLLHVVFRRNNQSVYIYSMESQCWRQIKFVKDFILDDQTVQWSCGTLCCNGLYFTVGSCWDYNVALIVRFDMNLETFTKVSFPFDEYEVNFRGSLVNVSDELHFFVLHGAFDVSVDLWKLKGEEWIRILSVPDIDCIPLLIKCFVRYIGSSKKWLLMTDYGDVYEFDLDVRKVDNFYPIINFYALKGAVYSESLMSPNV; this is translated from the coding sequence ATGCCGGAGATTCCGATTGACTTATTTATGTTTGAGATATTGCCAAATCTTACTGCAAGAGACGTAGGCCGTTATAAGTTGGTGTGTAAAGAGTGGTGCTCTTTCCTGTCAACGGTATTCTTTGCTAGGCTTCATTGTCGTCAGATGCCATCGTTAACAAAGATGCAATTTGTTTTAATAACAGGAGGCATACATCGTCCACTTCGTACACTTAGTTATGGTTTAGCCAATATTTCTTTAACTGAAATTGTGAAAATGCCTTTCAAAACTCGTGCAGAATATATGATGATCTTAGGTAGTTTGCATGGAATGTTATGTGTCTGTCTAAGTAACACTTGTCAGTTGTTAATATGGAATCCTCTCACCAATGCCTATAGGAACTTGTCCATTCCTAAGAAATATGGGTTTTTCAAAGTAAATTTTGATGCTGTTGGCTTTTATGTGGATTACTTGAAGGATTACAATCTTTTACATGTTGTTTTTAGGCGTAACAATCAGTCGGTTTACATTTACTCCATGGAAAGCCAATGTTGGAGGCAAATAAAGTTTGTTAAAGACTTTATTTTAGATGATCAGACCGTTCAATGGTCATGTGGGACTTTGTGTTGTAATGGATTATACTTCACTGTAGGTTCGTGTTGGGATTATAATGTGGCGTTAATTGTTCGCTTTGATATGAATTTAGAGACATTTACTAAAGTTTCCTTTCCCTTTGATGAGTATGAAGTAAATTTTAGAGGGTCTTTGGTTAATGTTTCTGATGAACTTCATTTTTTTGTTCTTCATGGTGCATTTGATGTTTCTGTTGATTTGTGGAAGTTGAAAGGTGAAGAATGGATAAGGATTTTGTCTGTACCTGATATTGATTGTATTCCATTGCTTATAAAATGCTTTGTGAGGTACATTGGTTCAAGTAAGAAGTGGTTGTTGATGACTGATTATGGGGATGTGTATGAGTTTGATTTGGATGTGAGGAAAGTTGATAATTTCTATCCTATTATCAACTTTTATGCATTAAAAGGAGCAGTGTACTCTGAGAGCCTTATGTCTCCAAATGTTTAA
- the LOC110927864 gene encoding uncharacterized protein LOC110927864 produces MNSDAPFVSHSLTSEFVSASSPSMHNRRSSCAGVYQDENSSKMYHIGIVELQNMYVLIAKRSCGMHAPQPLRRLLQPNGEPRSKVFKENIKLLNSMFSFTSTGGKVCSDVNDGGGPYTYVLNGHNHHRIGTLLPQHIDGRPRFAQLYIYDTENEVDNRLKAVEKCIQSGNDDACIRSLVNDLIKMLNRHNPLVQSFRMAKERFTHFSQQPVRLRLLGTRRRDARQFNLPTVNEVAALIPGDGNPTDCRDIIVEDRGSTNAKRISELHPSYMSLQYPLLFPYGEDSFNVGIPVSNISAESKRKNVSLRECYCFRLMVRMEEGRTLHSSGRLFLTFVIDAYTQVLEHDLQWYKTHQTTIRSELYNGLHDRILEGETNCDSIGRRVVLPASFTGGPRHMIQQYQDAMAICRWAGIPDLFITMTCNPKWVEIQRHLQGNTVGHLVSERPDIVARVFKIKLDELMKDIRKKHHFGVPKVVLYTIEFQKRGLPHCHILVFLSQADKISSPDEIDRFISAELPSESGDPIGFLNVGTHMMHGPCGFPKSYCDETFIRNDGWSSYRRRNNSRKVRVGRQDIMLDNGYVVPYNRALLIKYGCHINVEWCNQGMLVKYLFSYINKGQDRATAVLEGQGGRTTFTSLLNHENEIEQYMNCRYISASEACWKIFEFEMHYRSVAVERLPFREEGCNRVYFKDHEQISHVLQRTTAAMSKFTEWMAANERHEFGRTLTYAEYPTYFTWHEKERVWEPRKGSFQVIGRIYYVHPTMGEKYYLRMLLNVVRGPRSFKEIRTIDGVEHQTYMSACKALSLLGDDVEWVDAVRQAYHWQFGDRLRELFVTILLFCTVSDPRQLFFDCYEYLSKDILHKYRTILKKFSLNFSDAEILNYTMEEIEQVLIQSGRSLSSFPTLPQIDHTSEDRFINRLVQFERMYDANEERTRFIKQYAGLNSQQKEVFDSIYSAVQARKGGVFFVLGSGGTGKTFLWTTLIARIRSNNEIVLTVASSGIASLLLPGGRTTHSRFCIPIEVDKDSCCAIDVGSDLAKLINYASLIIWDEAPLQHRHVFEAVDRTLRDVCRDSMAGAEHKVFGGKVVAFGGDFRQILPVVQFGSRSEIVASAINKSPNIWRSCKVFSLTTNMHLRDPSIFGRDLIQMREFSKWLLDMGTGCLPSVSVDGSDDATWIRIPRDMLISVTDKHLESVVLNTFPNIMNRFNNVDYLKERCILCPTNDEVDTINQHVLEKIPGEMYTLFSADEICASTQNVEELRAMYAPEFLNSLKFSGLPNHVLHLKLYVAASRVTSRVGLKFYVDNKEKCPNNMTKNVVYKEVFYNLPLSPADSIVLIYICSLLLYKMNRASISDLRAYFTNNWQVDVLVSRAWTSFNPKTNRILSFDMILSDAQGSSIHAKIPC; encoded by the exons ATGAATAGTGATGCACCTTTTGTATCACATTCTTTAACTTCGGAGTTTGTTTCAGCATCATCGCCATCTATGCACAACCGAAGGTCATCTTGTGCTGGTGTTTACCAAGATGAAAACTCATCAA AGATGTATCATATTGGGATTGTGGAATTACAGAATATGTATGTCCTTATTGCAAAGCGATCTTGTGGTATG CATGCTCCGCAACCATTGCGGCGGCTTTTACAGCCGAATGGTGAACCGCGATCTAAGGTGTTTAAAGAGAATATCAAGCTTCTAAATTCAATGTTTTCGTTTACTTCTACTGGCGGTAAAGTCTGTTCGGATGTTAATGATGGAGGTGGTCCCTATACATATGTGTTGAATGGACATAATCATCATAGGATTGGTACTTTGTTACCTCAGCATATTGATGGACGGCCAAGATTTGCACAACTATATATTTATGACACAGAAAATGAGGTTGACAATCGATTAAAAGCAGTTGAGAAGTGTATTCAGTCTGGGAATGATGATGCATGTATTcgaagtttagttaatgatttaaTTAAAATGCTTAATCGGCACAATCCATTAGTTCAGAGCTTTAGGATGGCCAAAGAAAGATTTACTCACTTTTCGCAGCAACCTGTTAGACTTAGACTGCTTGGTACACGAAGAAGGGATGCGAGACAGTTTAATTTGCCTACGGTCAATGAAGTTGCTGCATTGATTCCGGGTGATGGTAATCCTACAGATTGCCGTGATATTATTGTTGAAGACCGTGGTAGTACAAATGCGAAACGTATTTCTGAACTTCATCCCAGTTACATGTCGTTGCAATATCCATTACTTTTCCCATATGGAGAAGATAGTTTTAATGTGGGCATTCCTGTAAGTAATATTAGTGctgaaagtaaaagaaaaaatGTTTCATTGAGAGAATGCTATTGTTTTCGGTTGATGGTTAGAATGGAAGAAGGTAGAACATTGCATAGTTCTGGCCGGTTATTTCTTACATTTGTTATTGATGCATATACGCAAGTGCTTGAACATGACTTACAATGGTACAAGACTCATCAGACAACAATTCGTTCGGAGTTGTATAATGGGTTGCATGATCGTATATTAGAAGGTGAGACAAACTGTGATTCTATAGGTCGACGTGTTGTGTTGCCAGCGTCCTTCACTGGGGGGCCTAGGCATATGATACAACAATATCAAGATGCGATGGCAATTTGTCGTTGGGCTGGTATTCCGGATCTTTTTATTACCATGACGTGTAACCCAAAATGGGTTGAAATTCAACGGCATTTGCAGGGAAACACAGTGGGTCACTTAGTATCTGAAAGACCTGATATTGTTGCACGGGTATTTAAGATCAAACTTGATGAGCTCATGAAAGacataaggaaaaagcatcaTTTTGGTGTTCCTAAAGTGG TTCTTTACACAATAGAGTTTCAAAAACGTGGTCTGCCACATTGCCACATTCTTGTGTTTCTTAGTCAAGCTGATAAAATTTCTTCACCGGATGAAATTGATAGATTTATATCTGCTGAGCTGCCTTCTGAATCGGGTGACCCAATCGGTTTTTTAAATGTTGGTACTCATATGATGCATGGTCCATGTG GATTTCCGAAGAGTTATTGTGACGAAACTTTTATTAGAAATGATGGGTGGTCGTCGTATCGACGACGTAATAACTCACGTAAAGTTCGTGTTGGTCGGCAAGATATTATGCTAGATAATGGATATGTTGTTCCTTATAATCGTGCGTTGCTTATAAAGTATGGTTGCCATATCAATGTTGAATGGTGTAACCAAGGAATGTTGGTTAAATATCTTTTCAGCTATATTAACAAAGGTCAAGATCGTGCTACCGCAGTATTGGAAGGTCAAGGTGGGAGAACAACATTTACATCACTTTTAAATCATGAAAATGAGATTGAGCAGTACATGAACTGTAGGTATATTTCAGCATCAGAGGCGTGTTGGAAGATATTTGAGTTTGAGATGCATTATCGTTCAGTGGCTGTTGAAAGACTCCCATTTCGTGAAGAAGGGTGTAATagagtatattttaaggatcatgaGCAAATTTCTCATGTTTTACAACGAACAACAGCTGCAATGTCAAAGTTTACTGAATGGATGGCTGCAAATGAAAGGCATGAGTTTGGCCGGACATTGACGTATGCCGAATACCCAACTTATTTTACATGGCATGAGAAGGAAAGAGTGTGGGAGCCCCGTAAAGGTTCATTTCAAGTTATTGGACGTATATATTATGTACATCCTACGATGGGTGAAAAGTATTATCTTAGAATGCTATTAAATGTTGTGCGTGGTCCGAGAAGTTTTAAAGAGATTCGAACTATTGACGGGGTGGAACATCAAACGTATATGTCCGCTTGTAAAGCATTAAGTCTTTTGGGTGATGATGTTGAATGGGTTGATGCTGTACGCCAGGCTTATCATTGGCAATTTGGGGATCGCCTTCGTGAATTGTTTGTTACAATTTTGTTATTTTGTACTGTTAGTGATCCTCGGCAATTATTTTTTGATTGTTATGAATACCTATCAAAGGACATTCTTCATAAATATCGaacaattttgaaaaaattttcaTTGAATTTCTCAGATGCTGAAATATTGAATTATACTATGGAAgagattgaacaagtgttgattCAGAGTGGCCGGTCGTTGTCTTCCTTTCCAACCTTACCGCAAATTGACCATACTTCGGAAGATAGATTTATCAACAGGTTGGTTCAATTTGAGAGAATGTATGATGCTAATGAGGAAAGGACACGTTTTATTAAGCAATACGCTGGGTTGAATAGTCAACAAAAGGAAGTGTTTGATAGTATATATTCTGCTGTTCAGGCTAGAAAAGGAGGCGTATTTTTTGTGTTAGGTAGTGGAGGAACTGGGAAAACGTTCTTATGGACGACCCTTATAGCTCGTATTCGATCAAATAATGAGATAGTTTTGACTGTTGCGTCATCTGGTATTGCTTCCTTATTACTACCTGGTGGGCGTACAACACATTCTCGGTTTTGCATCCCTATTGAAGTTGATAAGGACTCTTGTTGTGCCATTGATGTTGGTTCAGATTTGGCTAAGTTAATCAATTATGCTTCACTTATTATTTGGGATGAAGCACCTCTACAACATCGCCATGTATTTGAAGCTGTTGATCGAACATTGAGGGATGTGTGTCGAGACAGCATGGCTGGTGCTGAGCATAAAGTATTTGGTGGAAAGGTTGTCGCATTTGGTGGTGACTTTCGGCAGATACTTCCTGTTGTTCAGTTTGGTTCACGAAGTGAAATTGTTGCTTCAGCGATTAACAAGTCGCCGAATATATGGAGGTCATGTAAAGTGTTTTCTTTGACAACTAACATGCATTTACGTGATCCAAGTATTTTTGGTAGGGATCTTATTCAAATGCGGGAATTTAGTAAATGGCTTTTAGACATGGGGACTGGTTGTCTTCCTTCAGTTTCTGTGGATGGATCAGATGATGCTACATGGATTCGTATACCAAGAGATATGTTAATTTCTGTAACTGATAAACATCTTGAGTCCGTTGTGTTAAATACGTTCCCTAATATTATGAACAGATTTAATAATGTCGATTACTTGAAGGAACGTTGCATTCTTTGTCCGACTAATGATGAAGTTGATACGATTAACCAACATGTTCTTGAGAAGATACCAGGTGAAATGTATACATTGTTTAGTGCTGATGAGATATGTGCGAGTACACAAAATGTTGAAGAATTGCGTGCTATGTATGCTCCTGAGTTTCTTAACAGTTTGAAATTTTCTGGACTTCCGAATCATGTACTACATCTCAAG TTATATGTTGCTGCATCTCGTGTAACATCTCGTGTTGGACTAAAGTTCTATGTGGATAATAAAGAAAAATGTCCTAACAATATGACTAAAAATGTTGTGTACAAGGAAGTTTTTTATAATTTGCCATTATCGCCAGCTGATAGTATTGT TCTTATATATATTTGCAGCTTATTACTTTATAAAATGAATCGTGCAAGTATTTCGGATTTACGTGCTTATTTTACCAACAACTGGCAAGTTGATGTGTTGGTCTCGCGTGCTTGGACATCGTTCAACCCTAAAACAAATCGTATCCTTTCATTTGACATGATTCTATCTGATGCACAA GGTTCATCTATTCATGCAAAGATTCCATGCTGA